Proteins from a single region of Pseudopedobacter saltans DSM 12145:
- a CDS encoding replication-associated recombination protein A: protein MITREPLAERMRPKNLDEYTGQKHLVGPGAVLRKAIDKGNIPSMIFWGPPGVGKTTLSFIIAQSQDRPFFSLSAINSGVKDVRDVIDKAKMYKKAGHPIPVLFIDEIHRFSKSQQDSLLGAVERGYVTLIGATTENPSFEVISALLSRCQVYILENLSEEDLLGLLNRAMILDPILQEKEITLKETEALLRLSGGDGRKLLNIFELLVNAAPTDKVEITNEFVLANVQQQMALYDKAGEQHYDIISAFIKSIRGSDPNAAVYWLARMIEGGEDPSFIARRLLILASEDIGNANPNALLLANNCFQAVNIIGFPESRIILSQTVTYLASSAKSNAAYEAINQAQSLVKQTGDLPVPLHLRNAPTKLMKEIGYGEEYKYAHAYEGNFVDQEFFPQKLSGTTLYKPQKNPAELKILERLKNLWRGRYKY from the coding sequence TTGATAACTAGAGAACCTTTAGCGGAAAGAATGCGTCCAAAAAATCTGGACGAATACACTGGACAAAAACATTTGGTGGGGCCAGGTGCTGTTTTAAGGAAAGCCATTGATAAAGGCAATATTCCAAGCATGATTTTCTGGGGGCCTCCCGGAGTTGGAAAAACTACGCTCTCTTTTATTATTGCCCAATCGCAGGACAGACCTTTTTTCTCTTTAAGCGCTATTAATTCCGGAGTAAAAGATGTTCGGGACGTTATCGATAAAGCCAAAATGTATAAAAAAGCCGGACATCCTATCCCGGTTCTTTTTATAGATGAGATTCATCGTTTTTCTAAATCTCAACAAGATTCCTTACTTGGAGCCGTAGAACGTGGTTATGTTACATTAATTGGAGCTACTACAGAAAACCCCTCTTTTGAAGTTATATCGGCATTGCTATCCAGATGCCAGGTTTATATTTTAGAAAATTTAAGTGAAGAAGATCTGTTAGGATTATTAAATCGGGCAATGATTTTAGATCCGATTCTTCAGGAAAAAGAAATTACGTTAAAAGAAACGGAAGCTCTTCTTCGCTTATCAGGCGGGGATGGAAGAAAATTGCTAAATATTTTCGAACTTCTGGTGAATGCAGCGCCAACCGATAAGGTTGAAATTACCAACGAATTTGTTTTAGCCAATGTGCAACAACAGATGGCTTTATATGATAAAGCAGGTGAACAACATTATGATATTATATCTGCTTTTATTAAGTCTATACGCGGTAGTGATCCTAACGCCGCTGTTTATTGGCTGGCAAGAATGATTGAAGGCGGCGAAGACCCTTCTTTTATTGCCAGAAGGTTACTGATTTTAGCTTCCGAAGATATTGGAAATGCAAATCCTAATGCTTTGCTTTTAGCCAACAACTGCTTTCAGGCAGTAAATATCATTGGTTTCCCTGAATCGAGAATTATATTATCGCAAACGGTAACTTATTTAGCAAGCTCTGCTAAAAGTAATGCCGCTTACGAAGCCATTAACCAGGCGCAGAGTTTAGTTAAACAAACCGGAGACTTACCTGTTCCTTTACATTTAAGAAACGCTCCAACCAAGCTAATGAAAGAAATTGGTTATGGCGAAGAATATAAATACGCTCACGCCTATGAAGGAAACTTTGTCGATCAGGAATTTTTTCCTCAGAAACTAAGTGGAACTACATTATATAAGCCACAGAAAAATCCGGCTGAACTAAAGATTTTGGAAAGATTGAAAAATTTATGGAGAGGAAGATATAAATATTGA
- the gltX gene encoding glutamate--tRNA ligase, producing MDKKVRVRFAPSPTGGLHIGGVRTILFNYIFAKKNNGEFVLRIEDTDQTRYVPGAEEYIINCLKWCGLNPGEGPNVGGEYAPYRQSERKPIYKKYADELIKNGYAYYAFDTPEELENARNTIENFRYDKSTRMTLRNSLTLSAVEVEQLLTQGVPYVVRIKVPEDQNIHFVDLIRGHVSFDSNEVDDKVLLKADGMPTYHLAVVVDDYLMKITHAFRGEEWLPSSPIHILLWKYLGWEKDMPEWAHLPLILKPDGHGKLSKRDGQRLGFPVYAMNWTDPVTKELAAGFKEVGFLPEAFLNMLAMLGWNDGTDQELFSLEELCEKFSLERVNKSGAKFDYEKAKWFNGEWIKKSSAQRLYPYVKEVFKEKGISVTEEQLVKVIDMVKERCILLPDFYQQASFFFEAPQQYDIDAVKPKWNADKAAFFDAYIKHIEAGEFIDAAVLETEFKQLAADKGLKIGEVMLPFRIMLVGGKFGPQVFDIALALGKEETIRRIQTALPLFQ from the coding sequence ATGGACAAAAAAGTAAGAGTCAGGTTTGCGCCAAGTCCAACTGGCGGACTTCATATCGGAGGAGTCAGAACCATTTTATTCAACTATATATTTGCGAAGAAGAATAACGGAGAATTTGTATTAAGAATTGAGGATACGGATCAAACCCGCTATGTTCCCGGCGCAGAAGAATACATTATTAACTGTTTAAAATGGTGTGGATTAAATCCAGGTGAAGGCCCAAATGTAGGTGGAGAATACGCTCCTTATCGCCAAAGCGAAAGAAAACCGATCTATAAAAAGTATGCGGATGAGCTAATTAAGAATGGCTACGCATATTATGCTTTTGATACTCCTGAAGAATTAGAAAATGCAAGAAATACGATAGAGAATTTTAGATACGACAAATCTACCAGAATGACATTAAGAAATTCTTTAACACTTTCTGCGGTGGAAGTTGAGCAATTGTTGACTCAAGGTGTACCATATGTAGTGCGAATTAAAGTTCCCGAAGATCAGAATATACATTTCGTAGATCTAATTCGTGGCCATGTAAGTTTTGATAGTAATGAAGTAGATGATAAAGTGTTGTTGAAAGCTGACGGAATGCCAACTTATCATTTAGCCGTGGTTGTTGATGACTATCTGATGAAGATTACACATGCTTTCCGTGGAGAAGAATGGTTGCCTTCATCCCCTATCCATATTTTGCTTTGGAAATATCTTGGCTGGGAAAAAGATATGCCGGAATGGGCTCACTTACCATTGATTCTAAAACCGGATGGACATGGAAAGTTAAGTAAACGTGATGGCCAACGTTTAGGATTTCCGGTTTATGCGATGAACTGGACAGACCCCGTTACGAAGGAACTGGCTGCAGGCTTTAAAGAAGTAGGTTTCCTTCCAGAAGCTTTCCTTAATATGCTGGCAATGCTGGGTTGGAACGACGGAACGGATCAGGAGCTATTTTCTTTAGAAGAATTATGTGAGAAATTCTCTTTAGAAAGAGTAAATAAATCGGGTGCAAAATTCGATTATGAGAAGGCAAAGTGGTTTAACGGCGAGTGGATTAAAAAATCGTCTGCACAGCGTTTATATCCTTATGTGAAGGAGGTTTTTAAAGAAAAAGGAATTTCGGTAACGGAAGAACAGTTGGTTAAGGTTATAGATATGGTTAAAGAACGTTGCATCTTATTGCCGGATTTCTATCAGCAAGCATCATTCTTTTTTGAAGCACCACAGCAATATGATATTGATGCTGTTAAGCCGAAATGGAATGCAGACAAAGCGGCTTTCTTTGACGCCTATATTAAACACATTGAAGCCGGAGAATTTATAGATGCCGCCGTTTTAGAAACAGAATTTAAACAGTTGGCCGCTGATAAAGGATTGAAAATTGGGGAAGTCATGTTGCCTTTCAGAATTATGCTGGTGGGCGGGAAATTTGGCCCTCAGGTTTTTGATATAGCACTGGCATTAGGAAAAGAAGAAACAATCAGGAGAATTCAGACGGCATTGCCTTTATTTCAATAA
- a CDS encoding dipeptide epimerase, with protein MKISYKLLNLELKFPFTIAKFSRTSTPVLLLEVHFEGFVGFGEASMVPYMGESFDTATDFLNKVDFSRFSYPFNMDNVIAYLDEIAPGQPAIKAAIDTALHDLTGKIENKPCYELFGANPDNMPLTTYTIGIDTPEVIVKKVEDALAYNFKLLKIKLGRDNDRLLIDTIRSVTELPLYVDANQGWEDKIKGVEMTYWLQEQGVLLIEQPMDKLDIEGNAYITEHSPIPIIGDEAVQRFIDVEKAYGVYHGINVKLMKSAGMHEAFRMIKKAKGLDMRILIGCMSETSVATLAGANLAPLCDFADLDGPFLTSNNPFKQPDFQEGKYILSKKPGLGVEVEH; from the coding sequence ATGAAGATAAGTTACAAATTACTAAATCTTGAATTAAAATTTCCTTTCACTATAGCGAAGTTTTCCAGAACAAGTACCCCTGTTTTGTTATTGGAGGTTCATTTTGAAGGGTTTGTCGGCTTTGGAGAAGCTTCTATGGTTCCTTACATGGGAGAAAGTTTTGATACTGCCACGGATTTCCTAAATAAGGTGGATTTTTCAAGATTTTCTTATCCTTTTAATATGGATAATGTAATTGCTTATCTGGATGAAATTGCGCCCGGTCAACCGGCAATAAAAGCAGCTATAGATACGGCTTTGCATGATTTAACGGGTAAGATAGAAAATAAGCCGTGTTATGAATTGTTTGGAGCAAATCCAGATAATATGCCATTAACAACTTATACCATTGGGATAGATACTCCTGAAGTTATTGTCAAAAAAGTTGAAGATGCTTTGGCTTATAATTTTAAATTACTAAAAATAAAGTTGGGGAGGGATAATGATAGATTATTAATCGACACCATCAGGTCTGTAACTGAATTGCCTTTATATGTGGATGCCAATCAGGGTTGGGAAGATAAAATTAAAGGCGTTGAAATGACCTATTGGTTACAGGAACAAGGTGTTTTACTGATAGAGCAACCAATGGATAAATTGGATATTGAGGGAAATGCTTATATCACAGAACATAGCCCAATTCCTATTATTGGAGACGAAGCTGTTCAGCGTTTTATCGATGTTGAGAAGGCTTATGGGGTTTATCATGGAATTAATGTGAAATTGATGAAGTCTGCCGGTATGCATGAGGCTTTTAGAATGATAAAAAAAGCCAAAGGATTGGATATGCGTATTTTGATAGGCTGCATGAGTGAAACCAGTGTTGCTACACTGGCGGGAGCGAATTTGGCTCCGCTTTGTGATTTTGCGGATTTGGACGGCCCGTTTCTGACGTCTAACAATCCTTTTAAGCAACCTGATTTTCAGGAAGGGAAATATATTTTGAGCAAGAAACCGGGATTGGGAGTTGAAGTTGAGCATTGA
- the polA gene encoding DNA polymerase I, translating into MKKLFLLDGMALIYRAHFALSKNPRFTSTGINTSAVMGFTNTLLEVLKKEQPTHMAVVFDTEAPTERHTGFEAYKANRQAMPEDLAVALPYVKKLIEGFNIPVITSDGYEADDVIGTLAKQAEKVGYTVYCMTPDKDFAQLVSENIFIYKPARMGNDMEILGVKEVLEKWEIEHVHQVIDILGLWGDAVDNIPGIPGIGEKTAKALVKQFGSVEQIIANSDQLKGKQRENVENFADQGILSKRLATILLDAPVEFHEEDFLIKDPSKEVLEPLFAELEFRTLGKRVFGESFSVAEARPSSGQMDLFGSISENNLPVQKPSVIDEIIPGKNISNTQHNYILIDKLEELQKLTETLLQQKEVSMDTETTGLDANDAELVGLSFAYKAREAYYIAVPKHEKGILEFLEVLRPLLENENIRKIGQNLKYDYIILKWYGIELKGEFFDTMLAHYLLDPDTRHNMDVLSENYLGYTPISITELIGKGKNQLNMRDIDVAKVTDYAAEDADVTLQLQQVFEPMLIEAQAEKLAKEVENPLINVLGDMEKEGVKIDVEQLIRFSRDLQDDIGKLENTIYHKAGHRFNIASPKQLGEILFDKLQLDPKAKKTKTGQYQTGEDVLLALANKSDIVKDILDFRQLQKLKSTYVDALPLMINKKTGRVHTSYNQAVAATGRLSSNNPNLQNIPIRTEKGREVRKAFIPRDENHILLSADYSQIELRIIAEISKDENMMDAFSKGLDIHTATAAKVYGVANLEDVTSDQRRNAKAVNFGIIYGQSAFGLSQNLGIPRKEAAEIIENYFEQYKGIKNYMSDTMNFARENGYVETIMGRRRYLRDINSANATVRGFAERNAINAPIQGSAADMIKIAMLNIHKDLIDRKLQSKMTMQVHDELVFDVLVTEKDIVKEIIMDRMKNAIKTTVPIVVEIGEGLNWLEAH; encoded by the coding sequence ATGAAAAAACTCTTTCTTTTAGACGGAATGGCTTTAATTTACAGAGCTCATTTCGCATTAAGCAAAAATCCCAGATTTACATCTACAGGAATAAACACTTCTGCAGTAATGGGTTTTACCAATACCTTATTGGAAGTTTTAAAGAAAGAGCAACCAACACATATGGCTGTTGTTTTCGATACTGAGGCTCCTACCGAAAGACATACCGGTTTTGAAGCTTACAAAGCAAACAGACAGGCTATGCCCGAAGACCTCGCAGTTGCATTACCATATGTTAAAAAGCTAATAGAAGGCTTCAATATTCCCGTAATTACTTCTGATGGCTATGAAGCCGACGATGTTATTGGAACGCTGGCTAAACAAGCTGAAAAGGTTGGCTATACGGTGTATTGTATGACACCGGATAAGGATTTCGCACAACTGGTCTCTGAAAATATTTTCATTTATAAACCAGCGCGAATGGGCAACGACATGGAGATTTTGGGTGTTAAAGAGGTTCTGGAGAAATGGGAAATAGAACATGTACATCAGGTAATAGATATCCTTGGACTTTGGGGTGATGCTGTAGATAATATTCCAGGTATACCGGGAATTGGTGAAAAAACTGCAAAAGCTTTGGTAAAGCAGTTTGGATCTGTCGAGCAAATCATTGCCAATAGCGACCAGCTGAAAGGCAAACAAAGGGAAAACGTGGAGAACTTTGCTGACCAGGGAATTCTATCTAAACGTTTGGCCACCATTTTACTGGATGCTCCTGTCGAGTTCCATGAAGAGGACTTCTTAATTAAAGACCCTTCAAAAGAAGTTCTTGAGCCTTTATTTGCGGAATTGGAATTTCGTACACTTGGAAAGCGCGTTTTTGGAGAATCGTTTAGTGTAGCCGAAGCCAGACCGAGCAGCGGACAAATGGACCTTTTCGGAAGCATTTCGGAAAATAATCTGCCGGTACAAAAACCATCTGTTATAGATGAAATTATTCCTGGTAAAAATATAAGTAATACCCAACACAACTATATTTTAATAGATAAGCTTGAGGAGCTGCAGAAACTTACCGAAACCTTACTTCAGCAAAAAGAGGTTTCCATGGATACGGAAACTACGGGTTTGGATGCCAACGATGCCGAACTGGTAGGTTTATCCTTCGCTTATAAAGCCCGAGAAGCATACTATATTGCTGTTCCAAAACACGAAAAAGGGATTTTAGAATTTCTGGAGGTTCTTCGCCCACTATTGGAAAATGAAAATATCAGAAAAATCGGCCAAAATTTAAAATATGATTATATCATCCTTAAATGGTACGGTATTGAGCTGAAAGGCGAGTTCTTCGACACCATGTTAGCCCATTATCTTCTGGATCCTGATACCAGACATAATATGGATGTCTTATCAGAAAATTATTTAGGGTATACACCGATCTCTATTACAGAGTTAATAGGAAAGGGCAAAAATCAGTTAAATATGCGCGATATTGACGTCGCCAAAGTCACTGATTATGCAGCCGAAGATGCCGACGTTACCCTACAGCTTCAACAAGTTTTTGAACCTATGCTGATTGAGGCACAAGCGGAAAAATTGGCTAAAGAGGTAGAGAATCCTTTGATTAACGTGTTGGGAGATATGGAGAAAGAGGGTGTAAAAATTGATGTTGAACAATTGATAAGATTTTCCAGAGACCTGCAAGATGATATCGGTAAACTGGAAAACACCATTTATCATAAAGCAGGCCATCGTTTTAATATTGCTTCGCCAAAACAACTTGGCGAAATATTATTCGACAAACTTCAATTGGACCCGAAAGCTAAAAAAACCAAAACGGGCCAGTACCAAACAGGCGAGGACGTTTTACTGGCTTTAGCTAATAAGTCGGATATTGTAAAGGACATTTTAGATTTCAGGCAACTGCAAAAACTAAAATCTACTTATGTTGACGCACTTCCGCTAATGATAAATAAAAAAACCGGCAGGGTACATACATCTTACAATCAAGCCGTTGCAGCGACCGGAAGATTAAGTTCAAATAACCCAAACCTGCAAAATATTCCAATTCGCACCGAGAAAGGAAGAGAAGTGAGAAAAGCTTTTATCCCACGAGATGAGAACCATATTTTGCTATCTGCCGATTATTCTCAGATTGAATTAAGGATAATCGCCGAAATCAGCAAAGATGAAAATATGATGGATGCTTTCTCTAAAGGATTAGATATCCATACCGCAACCGCAGCAAAAGTTTACGGTGTTGCCAATTTAGAAGATGTAACGTCTGATCAGAGAAGAAATGCCAAGGCTGTTAATTTCGGTATCATATACGGACAGTCGGCTTTTGGTTTATCGCAAAACCTGGGAATTCCAAGAAAAGAAGCTGCCGAGATTATTGAAAACTATTTCGAGCAGTATAAGGGCATCAAAAATTATATGTCTGATACTATGAACTTTGCTCGTGAAAATGGTTACGTGGAAACTATTATGGGACGCAGAAGGTATTTGAGAGATATCAATTCTGCCAATGCCACAGTTAGAGGTTTTGCTGAACGAAATGCTATTAATGCTCCTATCCAAGGTTCGGCGGCCGATATGATTAAAATTGCGATGCTAAATATCCATAAAGATCTTATCGACAGAAAGCTGCAATCTAAAATGACGATGCAGGTGCATGATGAGTTGGTTTTTGATGTACTGGTTACGGAAAAAGACATTGTAAAAGAGATAATTATGGACAGAATGAAAAATGCTATCAAAACCACTGTCCCTATTGTTGTTGAAATTGGCGAAGGATTAAATTGGTTAGAAGCTCATTAA
- a CDS encoding rhomboid family intramembrane serine protease encodes MLSILNTAPVAAFIFAITVILSIYTFNKPGLFSKLMLHPYDVSRGKNIYQVLTSGFIHKDWSHLLFNMLSFYFFAFNLERVIGHWQFGLLYLGSLILCDIPSIQKHKNHSWYASLGASGAVCAVVFSSILFFPFSSLIIFPIPLPIPAILYGIIFLAYTSYAGKRSSDGINHDAHFFGAIAGIIITILLYPQVISHFLGEIRSVF; translated from the coding sequence ATGCTTTCGATATTGAATACGGCTCCGGTCGCAGCGTTTATTTTTGCTATTACAGTAATTCTTAGCATTTATACTTTTAACAAACCCGGTTTGTTTTCCAAATTGATGTTGCATCCTTATGATGTATCACGTGGAAAAAATATTTATCAGGTTTTGACAAGCGGTTTCATTCACAAAGACTGGAGCCACTTGCTTTTCAATATGCTTTCATTTTATTTTTTTGCCTTTAATTTGGAAAGAGTTATTGGTCACTGGCAATTTGGTTTGCTTTACCTGGGAAGCCTTATTCTTTGTGATATTCCTTCTATACAAAAACATAAAAATCACAGCTGGTATGCAAGTTTAGGAGCATCAGGAGCCGTTTGCGCCGTAGTATTCAGTTCAATTTTATTTTTTCCGTTTAGCTCATTGATTATTTTCCCTATCCCGTTACCCATTCCAGCTATTCTTTATGGGATTATATTTTTAGCATATACCAGTTATGCAGGAAAAAGGTCAAGCGATGGCATTAACCATGATGCCCATTTTTTTGGAGCAATAGCCGGAATTATAATTACTATTTTATTGTATCCGCAGGTGATTTCACATTTCCTTGGAGAGATTAGGAGTGTGTTTTAA